GATGCAACAATAGCTGCATCAATTTTCTGGAATCGTTCAATCAAATCAACAATCTGCTGATATGCCGACTCCGCTTCTTTCGCATATTCATCCTTGCCAATGCGCTTTGAATATACTTTATCCTCATTTGGCTTTATGGTATCCACAAAACTTGCTTTGTCAATTTTATCTGATATCTTCTTTACTAGTAGGTCTCTTTCGTCAAGAGCCTGTGTTACTAACATCTTTTCACTCATAAAAAATCCCCCCTTAAAATTATCTCTTAATATAATTCTAAGGGAGGATTCATGTAATGTCATTGAACTTGTAGTTCAAAAATTATGCTGCATTTAATTCTCTCATTTTCTTATAGTAGGTATAAACTCTTCTCTCCTGATCCGTAAGACATGCATCCATTTGACTTTTTGTTCTTCCAGCATTTCCGCAAACAATTGAATCCATAGGAACTTGAAGCATTTTTGCTAATTGCATACAGATTATCGACTGTTGGCATACTAACGCCATCCAACCATCGATAAACACTCTGCACACATCCAAACCCTAAATATTCTTGAATATCTTTTGGTTTTACTCCTCTCATATCCATAATTCTTCGAAGATTAACACCTGTTTCTTTTTTATTAATTGTTGGAAACATACTATCGCCTCCTTTGCACTAAATTCTTGTTCTACTCAGTTCTTACACATACTTTCTTCCCCCGAAAAAGCAATTCCAAACTTCAAGATTTCCGTAATTCCATCCTCTTTCATTTCAGAATCGTATCGCAACTCACCAATTTGCTTTAATGCTTCATTAGACCATTTTTCAAGCTCAACATCGCTTAATTTTTTCTTTCCACTTTAATTCCAAAATAATACCAGGATACCTTTTTTCTCTTGGAATTAAAGAAACATCAAATCTGCCATCTCCAGATTCTCGGTTCGATTTAATCTTATACTGATTATCCATTAATGCTATTAATCCTAGCATCAAACCATGATAAAATCCTTCAGCTCCACCATCGAAGAAGCTAATTGATTTATCCATATATTCCCCAATAGCGCTCTGCAACTTCTTGTAATCATTGGCATAAAGACTTTCTGCAATCTTATTTGCTGTAGTCCTTGTAATTGCTCCAGTTTGCAAGAAATGTGACAAGATTTCACTCTTATATACAGCTGCAATCTCTCTATTTGGAATTGATACTTCACATAAATATGAACCATCTGCTTGCAGTTCCTTTTTAGGAGTTTTCAAATAGCCAGCAACCAACAATAAGCTATAAATATTTGCTGGATCCTCCGCAAGCGATCTATACACCACATTTTGATCAATTCTTGCAACTACTCTTTCTCCTTGCAAAAGGTCATATAATCTTTCTGTAATATCATCTGTAGCCACTCTTAGTACATCATCAAGGATTTCATTTTTTCCTGTATTTACCCAATATGCTTGAGGAAGGCATCCCTTGGAAATATAGTTGATTACAGACCATGGATTATATATTTCTTCGCTACCAAACAAATATCCATCGTACCAGTCTTTAAGTTCCTCCTCTTTATCTGATACTCCATAGTAACTGAGCATTGCTTTCACTTCAGATTCTGTAAATCCAAAAAAGCTATCGTATTCTTCATCCATTACGGAGTTCACTGTTAAATTATTTAGACCACTAAAGATACTTTCCTGAGCAATACGCAAAATTCCTGTTAGGAAACCATAGGATAAATTCTTATTATCCTTAAATGCTCCTGAAAAGAAATTTCTCATGAATCCAATAATTTCATCGTAGAAATCCTTAGAGTATCCCTCTTGAATCGGAGTATCATATTCATCAATAATGATTACTGGAGCCTTATCATAATGTGAAGCAAGCATTTTAGATAGTCTTTCTAGCGAAGAAGTAAGCTCCACTTCATTAGCTGTAGCGCTAATAATCTTTGTAAAATACTCCTTCTCATATTGTGAGAGCTTATCACTATTTAGTAGCTCTTGATGTCTTCCATACTCTTCTTGAAGTAGTCCCCTTATTTTATCTATTGTTGCGTCCCAAGTATCAAATTTAACATCCTTAAAAGTTAAGAATATGACTGGATATTTTCCTTGATGTGAACGATACTCTTCTCCACATTGCCAAATATTTTTATCGACAAAATACTTACTAGTATTCTTATCTGATATTTCAAAGAACACTCTGAGCATATCCATATTCAAGGTCTTTCCGAATCTCCTTGGTCTCGTAAACAAAGATACCAATGGCTTTTGATCCAAGAATTCTTTGATTAATAACGTCTTGTCGACATAGTAATATTCTTCTTGCGCACGAACATAGTCAGAGATGCCGATTGGTAATGATTTAACTTCTGCTTTCGCAACCATATTTTTCTTGATGTATTTTCCATTAGACACTCTTCCATCCATTGGCTTTGGAGAGTCGTCTGGAATTAACCAATATCCTTTTTCTTTTATTGCACCCTGTATTCTTCCTTTTTTGCACATATCATTTACGGAACGTGGAGAAACATTCCACTCTAAAGCCTTTTCTTTACAAGTTTTCATATATATATCAGCTCCTGTCATTCGCAATATTATTCCTCATCTTACACAAATTATACCTCAGTAAAACGTAAAAAGTCAAATCAATTCGATATTTTGCGTTTAATTATTGCGTTTGCTTAATGTTTTGCGTCTTGTATTTTTCGGCACTTTTATTTTGGTTTTTTCAGTCCACAAACTTGTTTGTAGCATATTACTCAGACAAGTTTAACTCCACTGAAAAAGGACCAGCCCAGCTGATCCTCTCCCTCTATCTCCAATCTGGTTCTATTATCTCATACACATCTCTGCATCTGTCGGCAGTGGCATCAGCGGTGCGGACGGCAGGGTCTGATACCAATAAGCAACACTGGTGTAATCATCGTAACGCGGTCCGGTCCAGCCCATGTTGTCGAGTGTCATACGAAACTTATTCTCAAAACGGATCGGGTCTGCAATATGGAAATGATACAGCAGGAATCTCTGCTGTCCGTTATAGAATTCCCGGTTGTCTCCATAGATTGCATACATGCCGGTATATAAGCCGCTGAAGGTCTGATAGCTCTTGATGATGATGTCATTTCCAAATCCATAGGAACCGCCGAAGTAGTCTTCAGTTCCGGTATAGTGGATAGACGGATACGGATCATCGTCCAGATACATGCGGGCTTCGCCTTCTACCCAACAGGTATTGTTGCCATTCATACCAGTTGCCAGAGTCACACCAACAAATTGTCCCCTACCTTCGATTCCGTCAACGATTGTGTAGGTACGACC
Above is a window of Oscillospiraceae bacterium NTUH-002-81 DNA encoding:
- a CDS encoding AAA family ATPase — its product is MTGADIYMKTCKEKALEWNVSPRSVNDMCKKGRIQGAIKEKGYWLIPDDSPKPMDGRVSNGKYIKKNMVAKAEVKSLPIGISDYVRAQEEYYYVDKTLLIKEFLDQKPLVSLFTRPRRFGKTLNMDMLRVFFEISDKNTSKYFVDKNIWQCGEEYRSHQGKYPVIFLTFKDVKFDTWDATIDKIRGLLQEEYGRHQELLNSDKLSQYEKEYFTKIISATANEVELTSSLERLSKMLASHYDKAPVIIIDEYDTPIQEGYSKDFYDEIIGFMRNFFSGAFKDNKNLSYGFLTGILRIAQESIFSGLNNLTVNSVMDEEYDSFFGFTESEVKAMLSYYGVSDKEEELKDWYDGYLFGSEEIYNPWSVINYISKGCLPQAYWVNTGKNEILDDVLRVATDDITERLYDLLQGERVVARIDQNVVYRSLAEDPANIYSLLLVAGYLKTPKKELQADGSYLCEVSIPNREIAAVYKSEILSHFLQTGAITRTTANKIAESLYANDYKKLQSAIGEYMDKSISFFDGGAEGFYHGLMLGLIALMDNQYKIKSNRESGDGRFDVSLIPREKRYPGIILELKWKEKIKRC
- a CDS encoding glycoside hydrolase family 172 protein, coding for MIQHMWFTGYLGHHFIIRMYWDDQEYPSVEAPLSAFFGCAYDENFVDRDGKYPVLNSAMMLVAPGRGYNSYFEMPFHKRARITMENRGDKDENLYYIITGAYQEIPAEAGYFHATYRQEHPVQKGRTYTIVDGIEGRGQFVGVTLATGMNGNNTCWVEGEARMYLDDDPYPSIHYTGTEDYFGGSYGFGNDIIIKSYQTFSGLYTGMYAIYGDNREFYNGQQRFLLYHFHIADPIRFENKFRMTLDNMGWTGPRYDDYTSVAYWYQTLPSAPLMPLPTDAEMCMR